Below is a genomic region from Spiroplasma endosymbiont of Dioctria linearis.
TAAATTAGTTAATGATAATTTATTTCAAATAACTGAAGACCAAAATTTATGGAACTCAACTCCAGAGGCAGAAAGAAAAGATATTCAAATGTCAGGAATTTATGAAAAGGCTAATGATGTTACTTTCTGAAAAGTTTTAACAAGTGCATTGGGTCCACAAAAAACATTAAGAATTGATACATATTTTGTAGAGAATCAAGAAGGAATATACATGTTAACAACAGATGGTGTTCATGATTATATTGATGAAGAAATAACTGCTTCTACTTTAGCAAATAAAAAAGTAAAATTAAAGGATAAGGCAAGTTTAATAATAGAAGATGCAAAAGACAACATCTCAACAGATAATTTATCAATCCTTATTATTGAAGCAGAGTAATCTAACTCTGCTTTTTTTGTTATTATTATATTGAAAAGGGAGCAACTTTTATGAGTAAATATGAACCAGGATCATTAATAAATGAAAGATATGAAGTTATTAGTCAACTAGGAAAAGGTGGAATGGCTTCTGTATTTAAAGCATATGATATTATTACAAGAAATATAGTCGCAGTTAAAGTTGTAGCTCCAGAAATTGTTGTTAAACCTGTAGGACAAGAAAGATTTGATATTGAAAAAGAAGCTTTTGCAAAGTTGGGATCTAATGCACATGTTGTTAAACTTTTTGATATTATACAAAATGGTGATGAGTGATTCATTATTTTGGAATGTGTTGAAGGTGGAACTCTAAAAGATAAGTTTCAAGATTTTGGTTCAATGACCCTTAAAGAGATAAAATATTATTTCTCAAGAATTTGTGATGCTCTATCAGAAGCTCATAAATTAGGGATAATACATAGAGATATTAAGCCAGATAATGTTTTATTAACTCAAGCAGGAGATGTAAAATTAGGCGACTTTGGAATTTCTGTTATGGAAGGTAAATCATCAGAAATTAATAAGGCTATTGGAACTCCAAAGTATATGCCTCCAGAAATAATTGCAGCACAAGGACCATCTCCAAAAAGTGATATTTATTCACTTGGTATTATGTTATATGAGATAGCTACAGGAGTAGCACCATTTACTGCAAAAGAAGCTCCCAAAATTGCAGCAAAACACTTAAAAGAAACTCCAACAAGTCCAAAATTAATTAATCCTTCAATTCCGCAAAGTCTTGAAAATCTAATTTTAAAAATGATAGAAAAAGAGCCCGAAAATAGATTTAATAATATTGATGAAGTAAAAAATGAATTATTAAAAATAAAAAGATCAGATAATCCTAAGCCATATATTTATCATAAAAAAGTAACTTTAGTTATGAATGATGGTAAAAGAAAACTTCAAGTAGGAAATACTTTGGATAAACTACCAAGTATTGCCAAGACAAAATTTACAGCAATATTTTTAATAGTCATAATTTCACTTATTGTTTTATTTGTTTTGCTAATGGTACTATAAAATGAATAAAGGAATTATTTTAAAAATATTAAGTGAATATGCATATGTATTATTTGAAAATGAATTATACGAATGTAAAGCAACAGGAAAAATAAGACATAGCAATCAAAAACCAACAACAGGAGATTATGTAAATTTTGAATTTACTGATAAACAAAATTTTAAAGGATCATTAACTGAAATTTTAAAGAGGAAAAATGAACTTTACAGACCTAGAATAGCAAATATAGATCAAGTAGTCATTATAACTTCTTTAAGAGAGCCAATTTTAAATACTTATACTCTTAATAAATATTTGTTTTTTCTTGAAACTCTTAATTTAAAACCAGTCTTAGCTTTTACAAAAGCGGATTTAACAAATCTTGGAGATGAGGAAATTCAAAAGGCTAAGATGTATGAAACTATTGGTTATGAAGTCTATTTAATAAATAATATGATTAATACTGATAAAAATTGAAATAATTTCTTAAAGTGTTTGGAGAATAAAACTTCTGTTTTTACAGGTCAAACTGGAGCTGGGAAGTCAACAACTTTAAATCATATCATTCCAAATACTTTTGAAAAAACACAAGAAATTTCAAAAGCTTTAAATAGAGGTAAGCATACAACAACAAAAAATGAGTTATTCATTTATAAAAACTCATTAATTGGTGATACACCAGGATTCTCTTCCTTTGAGTATAAGGAAGTGAGTAAAGAAGACATTGCTTTAAGCATTAATTTTTTTAAAGAGCAAAACTGTAAATTTAATAATTGCTTGCATATGAACAACACACCAGGTTGTAAAGTCCTTGAGGCAGTTAAAATTCAAAAATTCCCAGAATTTATATATAATGATTATGTAAAAATTCAGCTGGAAATTGAAAATCAAAGGAGAAAATATTAATGGCAAAATTTATTGTAGCTCCAAGTATTTTAACTGCTAACTTTTTAGCTTTAAAA
It encodes:
- a CDS encoding PP2C family protein-serine/threonine phosphatase, producing the protein MKFKSAMLTDIGNYRKTNQDYLDFATKKTGEALGVVCDGMGGHAYGEVASKLAVQKFIEYFNQNDFSQLNQKEINRWLRSCVNNILTEMVEYSNERFETKDMGTTLTAILFTKDGGFVINVGDSRTYKLVNDNLFQITEDQNLWNSTPEAERKDIQMSGIYEKANDVTFWKVLTSALGPQKTLRIDTYFVENQEGIYMLTTDGVHDYIDEEITASTLANKKVKLKDKASLIIEDAKDNISTDNLSILIIEAE
- a CDS encoding serine/threonine-protein kinase — protein: MSKYEPGSLINERYEVISQLGKGGMASVFKAYDIITRNIVAVKVVAPEIVVKPVGQERFDIEKEAFAKLGSNAHVVKLFDIIQNGDEWFIILECVEGGTLKDKFQDFGSMTLKEIKYYFSRICDALSEAHKLGIIHRDIKPDNVLLTQAGDVKLGDFGISVMEGKSSEINKAIGTPKYMPPEIIAAQGPSPKSDIYSLGIMLYEIATGVAPFTAKEAPKIAAKHLKETPTSPKLINPSIPQSLENLILKMIEKEPENRFNNIDEVKNELLKIKRSDNPKPYIYHKKVTLVMNDGKRKLQVGNTLDKLPSIAKTKFTAIFLIVIISLIVLFVLLMVL
- the rsgA gene encoding ribosome small subunit-dependent GTPase A yields the protein MNKGIILKILSEYAYVLFENELYECKATGKIRHSNQKPTTGDYVNFEFTDKQNFKGSLTEILKRKNELYRPRIANIDQVVIITSLREPILNTYTLNKYLFFLETLNLKPVLAFTKADLTNLGDEEIQKAKMYETIGYEVYLINNMINTDKNWNNFLKCLENKTSVFTGQTGAGKSTTLNHIIPNTFEKTQEISKALNRGKHTTTKNELFIYKNSLIGDTPGFSSFEYKEVSKEDIALSINFFKEQNCKFNNCLHMNNTPGCKVLEAVKIQKFPEFIYNDYVKIQLEIENQRRKY